Proteins encoded in a region of the Phacochoerus africanus isolate WHEZ1 chromosome 8, ROS_Pafr_v1, whole genome shotgun sequence genome:
- the TRNAU1AP gene encoding tRNA selenocysteine 1-associated protein 1 isoform X4 encodes MAASLWMGDLEPYMDENFISRAFATMGETVMSVKIIRNRLTGIPAGYCFVEFADLATAEKCLHKINGKPLPGATPAKRFKLNYATYGKQPDNSPEYSLFVGDLTPDVDDGMLYEFFVKVYPSCRGGKVVLDQTGVSKGYGFVKFTDELEQKRALTECQGAVGLGSKPVRLSVAIPKASRVKPVEYSQMYSYSYNQYYQQYQNYYAQWGYDQNTGSYSYSYPQYGYTQSTMQTPCHS; translated from the exons ATGGCGGCCAGCCTGTGGATGGGCGAC CTGGAGCCCTACATGGATGAGAACTTCATCTCCAGAGCCTTTGCCACCATGGGAGAGACTGTGATGAGCGTCAAAATTATCCGAAATCGCCTCACTGG gaTCCCAGCTGGCTACTGCTTTGTAGAATTTGCAGATTTGGCCACAGCTGAGAAGTGTTTGCATAAAATCAATGGGAAACCCCTTCCAGGAGCCACACCT gcTAAACGTTTTAAGCTGAACTATGCCACTTATGGGAAACAGCCAGATAACAG CCCTGAGTACTCCCTCTTTGTGGGGGACCTGACCCCAGATGTGGATGATGGCATGCTGTATGAATTCTTTGTCAAAGTCTACCCCTCCTGTCGGGGAGGCAAGGTGGTTTTGGACCAGACAGGCGTGTCTAA ggGCTATGGTTTTGTGAAATTCACAGATGAACTGGAACAGAAGCGAGCCCTGACCGAGTGCCAAGGAGCAGTAGGACTGGGGTCTAAACCAGTGCGGCTGAGTGTGGCGATCCCTAAAGC gaGCCGTGTAAAACCGGTGGAATATAGTCAGATGTACAGTTACAGCTATAACCAGTATTACCAGCAGTATCAGAACTACTATGCCCAGTGGGGCTATGACCAGAAcacaggcagctacagctacagttATCCCCAGTACGGCTATACTCAGAGCACCATGCAG
- the RCC1 gene encoding regulator of chromosome condensation isoform X3 → MPQDRKMPPKRIAKRRSPPEDALPKSKKVKDPCNQAVRAVASRRVPGARSCQVSHRSHSTEPGLVLTLGQGDVGQLGLGENVMERKKPALVPIPEDIVQAEAGGMHTVCLSKSGQVYSFGCNDEGALGRDTSVEGSEMVPGKVELQEKVVQVSAGDSHTAALTEDGRVFLWGSFRDNNGVIGLLEPMKKSMVPVQVQLSVPVVKVASGNDHLVMLTADGELYTLGSGEQGQLGRVPELFANRGGRQGLERLLVPKCVMLKSRGSRGHVRFQDAFCGAYFTFAISSEGHVYGFGLSNYHQLGTPGTESCFVPQNLTSFKNSTKSWVRFSGGQHHTVCMDSEGRAYSLGRAEYGRLGLGEGAEEKSVPTLISRLPAVSSVACGASVGYAVTKDGRVFAWGMGTNYQLGTGQEEDAWSPVEMTGKQLENRMVLSVSSGGQHTVLLVKDKEQS, encoded by the exons atgccacag GACAGGAAGATGCCACCTAAGCGTATTGCTAAGAGAAGGTCACCCCCAGAAGATGCCCTCCCCAAAAGCAAGAAGGTGAAGG ACCCTTGTAACCAGGCAGTGAGGGCCGTTGCCTCCCGCCGCGTTCCAGGTGCCCGCTCCTGCCAAG TCTCACATAGGTCCCACAGCACAGAGCCAGGTTTGGTGCTGACACTGGGCCAGGGCGACGTGGGCCAGCTGGGGCTGGGCGAGAATGTGATGGAGAGGAAGAAGCCAGCCCTGGTACCCATTCCAGAGGACATCGTGCAGGCTGAGGCTGGGGGCATGCACACTGTGTGTCTCAGCAAAAGTGGCCAG GTCTACTCCTTCGGCTGCAATGATGAGGGTGCTTTGGGAAGGGACACATCAGTGGAGGGCTCAGAGATGGTCCCCGGGAAAGTGGAACTGCAAGAGAAGGTGGTACAGGTGTCAGCAGGAGACAGCCACACAGCGGCCCTCACTGAGGATGGCCGTGTCTTCCTCTGGGGCTCCTTCCGG GACAATAATGGTGTGATCGGGCTCTTGGAGCCCATGAAAAAGAGTATGGTGCCTGTGCAAGTGCAGCTGAGTGTGCCTGTGGTGAAGGTGGCCTCAG GAAATGACCATTTGGTGATGCTGACAGCTGATGGCGAACTCTATACTTTGGGCAGTGGGGAGCAGGGCCAACTGGGACGTGTGCCTGAATTATTTGCCAATCGTGGTGGCCGGCAGGGCCTCG AACGACTCTTGGTCCCCAAATGCGTGATGCTGAAATCCAGAGGGAGCCGGGGGCATGTCCGATTCCAGGATGCCTTCTGTGGCGCCTACTTCACCTTTGCCATCTCCTCTGAGGGCCATGTATATGGCTTTGGCCTCTCCAACTACCATCAGCTTG GAACCCCAGGCACAGAATCTTGCTTTGTACCTCAGAACCTGACCTCCTTCAAGAACTCCACCAAGTCCTGGGTTCGCTTCTCTGGTGGCCAACACCATACAGTCTGCATGGATTCGGAAG gAAGAGCCTACAGCCTGGGCCGGGCTGAATATGGGCGGCTCGGCCTTGGGGAAGGTGCCGAGGAGAAGAGCGTACCCACCCTCATCTCCAGGCTGCCTGCCGTCTCCTCAGTGGCTTGTGGGGCCTCTGTGGGGTATGCTGTGACCAAGGATG GTCGTGTCTTTGCCTGGGGCATGGGAACCAACTACCAGCTGGGCACGGGACAGGAAGAGGATGCCTGGAGCCCTGTGGAGATGACAGGCAAACAGCTCGAGAACCGCATGGTCTTATCTGTGTCCAGCGGGGGCCAACACACAGTCCTACTAGTCAAGGACAAGGAACAGAGCTGA
- the RCC1 gene encoding regulator of chromosome condensation isoform X5 encodes MPPKRIAKRRSPPEDALPKSKKVKVSHRSHSTEPGLVLTLGQGDVGQLGLGENVMERKKPALVPIPEDIVQAEAGGMHTVCLSKSGQVYSFGCNDEGALGRDTSVEGSEMVPGKVELQEKVVQVSAGDSHTAALTEDGRVFLWGSFRDNNGVIGLLEPMKKSMVPVQVQLSVPVVKVASGNDHLVMLTADGELYTLGSGEQGQLGRVPELFANRGGRQGLERLLVPKCVMLKSRGSRGHVRFQDAFCGAYFTFAISSEGHVYGFGLSNYHQLGTPGTESCFVPQNLTSFKNSTKSWVRFSGGQHHTVCMDSEGRAYSLGRAEYGRLGLGEGAEEKSVPTLISRLPAVSSVACGASVGYAVTKDGRVFAWGMGTNYQLGTGQEEDAWSPVEMTGKQLENRMVLSVSSGGQHTVLLVKDKEQS; translated from the exons ATGCCACCTAAGCGTATTGCTAAGAGAAGGTCACCCCCAGAAGATGCCCTCCCCAAAAGCAAGAAGGTGAAGG TCTCACATAGGTCCCACAGCACAGAGCCAGGTTTGGTGCTGACACTGGGCCAGGGCGACGTGGGCCAGCTGGGGCTGGGCGAGAATGTGATGGAGAGGAAGAAGCCAGCCCTGGTACCCATTCCAGAGGACATCGTGCAGGCTGAGGCTGGGGGCATGCACACTGTGTGTCTCAGCAAAAGTGGCCAG GTCTACTCCTTCGGCTGCAATGATGAGGGTGCTTTGGGAAGGGACACATCAGTGGAGGGCTCAGAGATGGTCCCCGGGAAAGTGGAACTGCAAGAGAAGGTGGTACAGGTGTCAGCAGGAGACAGCCACACAGCGGCCCTCACTGAGGATGGCCGTGTCTTCCTCTGGGGCTCCTTCCGG GACAATAATGGTGTGATCGGGCTCTTGGAGCCCATGAAAAAGAGTATGGTGCCTGTGCAAGTGCAGCTGAGTGTGCCTGTGGTGAAGGTGGCCTCAG GAAATGACCATTTGGTGATGCTGACAGCTGATGGCGAACTCTATACTTTGGGCAGTGGGGAGCAGGGCCAACTGGGACGTGTGCCTGAATTATTTGCCAATCGTGGTGGCCGGCAGGGCCTCG AACGACTCTTGGTCCCCAAATGCGTGATGCTGAAATCCAGAGGGAGCCGGGGGCATGTCCGATTCCAGGATGCCTTCTGTGGCGCCTACTTCACCTTTGCCATCTCCTCTGAGGGCCATGTATATGGCTTTGGCCTCTCCAACTACCATCAGCTTG GAACCCCAGGCACAGAATCTTGCTTTGTACCTCAGAACCTGACCTCCTTCAAGAACTCCACCAAGTCCTGGGTTCGCTTCTCTGGTGGCCAACACCATACAGTCTGCATGGATTCGGAAG gAAGAGCCTACAGCCTGGGCCGGGCTGAATATGGGCGGCTCGGCCTTGGGGAAGGTGCCGAGGAGAAGAGCGTACCCACCCTCATCTCCAGGCTGCCTGCCGTCTCCTCAGTGGCTTGTGGGGCCTCTGTGGGGTATGCTGTGACCAAGGATG GTCGTGTCTTTGCCTGGGGCATGGGAACCAACTACCAGCTGGGCACGGGACAGGAAGAGGATGCCTGGAGCCCTGTGGAGATGACAGGCAAACAGCTCGAGAACCGCATGGTCTTATCTGTGTCCAGCGGGGGCCAACACACAGTCCTACTAGTCAAGGACAAGGAACAGAGCTGA
- the RCC1 gene encoding regulator of chromosome condensation isoform X2, protein MPPKRIAKRRSPPEDALPKSKKVKDPCNQAVRAVASRRVPGARSCQGACGQSPPEQKARPVSHRSHSTEPGLVLTLGQGDVGQLGLGENVMERKKPALVPIPEDIVQAEAGGMHTVCLSKSGQVYSFGCNDEGALGRDTSVEGSEMVPGKVELQEKVVQVSAGDSHTAALTEDGRVFLWGSFRDNNGVIGLLEPMKKSMVPVQVQLSVPVVKVASGNDHLVMLTADGELYTLGSGEQGQLGRVPELFANRGGRQGLERLLVPKCVMLKSRGSRGHVRFQDAFCGAYFTFAISSEGHVYGFGLSNYHQLGTPGTESCFVPQNLTSFKNSTKSWVRFSGGQHHTVCMDSEGRAYSLGRAEYGRLGLGEGAEEKSVPTLISRLPAVSSVACGASVGYAVTKDGRVFAWGMGTNYQLGTGQEEDAWSPVEMTGKQLENRMVLSVSSGGQHTVLLVKDKEQS, encoded by the exons ATGCCACCTAAGCGTATTGCTAAGAGAAGGTCACCCCCAGAAGATGCCCTCCCCAAAAGCAAGAAGGTGAAGG ACCCTTGTAACCAGGCAGTGAGGGCCGTTGCCTCCCGCCGCGTTCCAGGTGCCCGCTCCTGCCAAGGTGCCTGTGGGCAGAGCCCTCCTGAACAGAAAGCCCGACCAG TCTCACATAGGTCCCACAGCACAGAGCCAGGTTTGGTGCTGACACTGGGCCAGGGCGACGTGGGCCAGCTGGGGCTGGGCGAGAATGTGATGGAGAGGAAGAAGCCAGCCCTGGTACCCATTCCAGAGGACATCGTGCAGGCTGAGGCTGGGGGCATGCACACTGTGTGTCTCAGCAAAAGTGGCCAG GTCTACTCCTTCGGCTGCAATGATGAGGGTGCTTTGGGAAGGGACACATCAGTGGAGGGCTCAGAGATGGTCCCCGGGAAAGTGGAACTGCAAGAGAAGGTGGTACAGGTGTCAGCAGGAGACAGCCACACAGCGGCCCTCACTGAGGATGGCCGTGTCTTCCTCTGGGGCTCCTTCCGG GACAATAATGGTGTGATCGGGCTCTTGGAGCCCATGAAAAAGAGTATGGTGCCTGTGCAAGTGCAGCTGAGTGTGCCTGTGGTGAAGGTGGCCTCAG GAAATGACCATTTGGTGATGCTGACAGCTGATGGCGAACTCTATACTTTGGGCAGTGGGGAGCAGGGCCAACTGGGACGTGTGCCTGAATTATTTGCCAATCGTGGTGGCCGGCAGGGCCTCG AACGACTCTTGGTCCCCAAATGCGTGATGCTGAAATCCAGAGGGAGCCGGGGGCATGTCCGATTCCAGGATGCCTTCTGTGGCGCCTACTTCACCTTTGCCATCTCCTCTGAGGGCCATGTATATGGCTTTGGCCTCTCCAACTACCATCAGCTTG GAACCCCAGGCACAGAATCTTGCTTTGTACCTCAGAACCTGACCTCCTTCAAGAACTCCACCAAGTCCTGGGTTCGCTTCTCTGGTGGCCAACACCATACAGTCTGCATGGATTCGGAAG gAAGAGCCTACAGCCTGGGCCGGGCTGAATATGGGCGGCTCGGCCTTGGGGAAGGTGCCGAGGAGAAGAGCGTACCCACCCTCATCTCCAGGCTGCCTGCCGTCTCCTCAGTGGCTTGTGGGGCCTCTGTGGGGTATGCTGTGACCAAGGATG GTCGTGTCTTTGCCTGGGGCATGGGAACCAACTACCAGCTGGGCACGGGACAGGAAGAGGATGCCTGGAGCCCTGTGGAGATGACAGGCAAACAGCTCGAGAACCGCATGGTCTTATCTGTGTCCAGCGGGGGCCAACACACAGTCCTACTAGTCAAGGACAAGGAACAGAGCTGA
- the RCC1 gene encoding regulator of chromosome condensation isoform X4, with protein sequence MPQDRKMPPKRIAKRRSPPEDALPKSKKVKVSHRSHSTEPGLVLTLGQGDVGQLGLGENVMERKKPALVPIPEDIVQAEAGGMHTVCLSKSGQVYSFGCNDEGALGRDTSVEGSEMVPGKVELQEKVVQVSAGDSHTAALTEDGRVFLWGSFRDNNGVIGLLEPMKKSMVPVQVQLSVPVVKVASGNDHLVMLTADGELYTLGSGEQGQLGRVPELFANRGGRQGLERLLVPKCVMLKSRGSRGHVRFQDAFCGAYFTFAISSEGHVYGFGLSNYHQLGTPGTESCFVPQNLTSFKNSTKSWVRFSGGQHHTVCMDSEGRAYSLGRAEYGRLGLGEGAEEKSVPTLISRLPAVSSVACGASVGYAVTKDGRVFAWGMGTNYQLGTGQEEDAWSPVEMTGKQLENRMVLSVSSGGQHTVLLVKDKEQS encoded by the exons atgccacag GACAGGAAGATGCCACCTAAGCGTATTGCTAAGAGAAGGTCACCCCCAGAAGATGCCCTCCCCAAAAGCAAGAAGGTGAAGG TCTCACATAGGTCCCACAGCACAGAGCCAGGTTTGGTGCTGACACTGGGCCAGGGCGACGTGGGCCAGCTGGGGCTGGGCGAGAATGTGATGGAGAGGAAGAAGCCAGCCCTGGTACCCATTCCAGAGGACATCGTGCAGGCTGAGGCTGGGGGCATGCACACTGTGTGTCTCAGCAAAAGTGGCCAG GTCTACTCCTTCGGCTGCAATGATGAGGGTGCTTTGGGAAGGGACACATCAGTGGAGGGCTCAGAGATGGTCCCCGGGAAAGTGGAACTGCAAGAGAAGGTGGTACAGGTGTCAGCAGGAGACAGCCACACAGCGGCCCTCACTGAGGATGGCCGTGTCTTCCTCTGGGGCTCCTTCCGG GACAATAATGGTGTGATCGGGCTCTTGGAGCCCATGAAAAAGAGTATGGTGCCTGTGCAAGTGCAGCTGAGTGTGCCTGTGGTGAAGGTGGCCTCAG GAAATGACCATTTGGTGATGCTGACAGCTGATGGCGAACTCTATACTTTGGGCAGTGGGGAGCAGGGCCAACTGGGACGTGTGCCTGAATTATTTGCCAATCGTGGTGGCCGGCAGGGCCTCG AACGACTCTTGGTCCCCAAATGCGTGATGCTGAAATCCAGAGGGAGCCGGGGGCATGTCCGATTCCAGGATGCCTTCTGTGGCGCCTACTTCACCTTTGCCATCTCCTCTGAGGGCCATGTATATGGCTTTGGCCTCTCCAACTACCATCAGCTTG GAACCCCAGGCACAGAATCTTGCTTTGTACCTCAGAACCTGACCTCCTTCAAGAACTCCACCAAGTCCTGGGTTCGCTTCTCTGGTGGCCAACACCATACAGTCTGCATGGATTCGGAAG gAAGAGCCTACAGCCTGGGCCGGGCTGAATATGGGCGGCTCGGCCTTGGGGAAGGTGCCGAGGAGAAGAGCGTACCCACCCTCATCTCCAGGCTGCCTGCCGTCTCCTCAGTGGCTTGTGGGGCCTCTGTGGGGTATGCTGTGACCAAGGATG GTCGTGTCTTTGCCTGGGGCATGGGAACCAACTACCAGCTGGGCACGGGACAGGAAGAGGATGCCTGGAGCCCTGTGGAGATGACAGGCAAACAGCTCGAGAACCGCATGGTCTTATCTGTGTCCAGCGGGGGCCAACACACAGTCCTACTAGTCAAGGACAAGGAACAGAGCTGA
- the RCC1 gene encoding regulator of chromosome condensation isoform X1: protein MPQDRKMPPKRIAKRRSPPEDALPKSKKVKDPCNQAVRAVASRRVPGARSCQGACGQSPPEQKARPVSHRSHSTEPGLVLTLGQGDVGQLGLGENVMERKKPALVPIPEDIVQAEAGGMHTVCLSKSGQVYSFGCNDEGALGRDTSVEGSEMVPGKVELQEKVVQVSAGDSHTAALTEDGRVFLWGSFRDNNGVIGLLEPMKKSMVPVQVQLSVPVVKVASGNDHLVMLTADGELYTLGSGEQGQLGRVPELFANRGGRQGLERLLVPKCVMLKSRGSRGHVRFQDAFCGAYFTFAISSEGHVYGFGLSNYHQLGTPGTESCFVPQNLTSFKNSTKSWVRFSGGQHHTVCMDSEGRAYSLGRAEYGRLGLGEGAEEKSVPTLISRLPAVSSVACGASVGYAVTKDGRVFAWGMGTNYQLGTGQEEDAWSPVEMTGKQLENRMVLSVSSGGQHTVLLVKDKEQS, encoded by the exons atgccacag GACAGGAAGATGCCACCTAAGCGTATTGCTAAGAGAAGGTCACCCCCAGAAGATGCCCTCCCCAAAAGCAAGAAGGTGAAGG ACCCTTGTAACCAGGCAGTGAGGGCCGTTGCCTCCCGCCGCGTTCCAGGTGCCCGCTCCTGCCAAGGTGCCTGTGGGCAGAGCCCTCCTGAACAGAAAGCCCGACCAG TCTCACATAGGTCCCACAGCACAGAGCCAGGTTTGGTGCTGACACTGGGCCAGGGCGACGTGGGCCAGCTGGGGCTGGGCGAGAATGTGATGGAGAGGAAGAAGCCAGCCCTGGTACCCATTCCAGAGGACATCGTGCAGGCTGAGGCTGGGGGCATGCACACTGTGTGTCTCAGCAAAAGTGGCCAG GTCTACTCCTTCGGCTGCAATGATGAGGGTGCTTTGGGAAGGGACACATCAGTGGAGGGCTCAGAGATGGTCCCCGGGAAAGTGGAACTGCAAGAGAAGGTGGTACAGGTGTCAGCAGGAGACAGCCACACAGCGGCCCTCACTGAGGATGGCCGTGTCTTCCTCTGGGGCTCCTTCCGG GACAATAATGGTGTGATCGGGCTCTTGGAGCCCATGAAAAAGAGTATGGTGCCTGTGCAAGTGCAGCTGAGTGTGCCTGTGGTGAAGGTGGCCTCAG GAAATGACCATTTGGTGATGCTGACAGCTGATGGCGAACTCTATACTTTGGGCAGTGGGGAGCAGGGCCAACTGGGACGTGTGCCTGAATTATTTGCCAATCGTGGTGGCCGGCAGGGCCTCG AACGACTCTTGGTCCCCAAATGCGTGATGCTGAAATCCAGAGGGAGCCGGGGGCATGTCCGATTCCAGGATGCCTTCTGTGGCGCCTACTTCACCTTTGCCATCTCCTCTGAGGGCCATGTATATGGCTTTGGCCTCTCCAACTACCATCAGCTTG GAACCCCAGGCACAGAATCTTGCTTTGTACCTCAGAACCTGACCTCCTTCAAGAACTCCACCAAGTCCTGGGTTCGCTTCTCTGGTGGCCAACACCATACAGTCTGCATGGATTCGGAAG gAAGAGCCTACAGCCTGGGCCGGGCTGAATATGGGCGGCTCGGCCTTGGGGAAGGTGCCGAGGAGAAGAGCGTACCCACCCTCATCTCCAGGCTGCCTGCCGTCTCCTCAGTGGCTTGTGGGGCCTCTGTGGGGTATGCTGTGACCAAGGATG GTCGTGTCTTTGCCTGGGGCATGGGAACCAACTACCAGCTGGGCACGGGACAGGAAGAGGATGCCTGGAGCCCTGTGGAGATGACAGGCAAACAGCTCGAGAACCGCATGGTCTTATCTGTGTCCAGCGGGGGCCAACACACAGTCCTACTAGTCAAGGACAAGGAACAGAGCTGA
- the RCC1 gene encoding regulator of chromosome condensation isoform X6 — protein sequence MERKKPALVPIPEDIVQAEAGGMHTVCLSKSGQVYSFGCNDEGALGRDTSVEGSEMVPGKVELQEKVVQVSAGDSHTAALTEDGRVFLWGSFRDNNGVIGLLEPMKKSMVPVQVQLSVPVVKVASGNDHLVMLTADGELYTLGSGEQGQLGRVPELFANRGGRQGLERLLVPKCVMLKSRGSRGHVRFQDAFCGAYFTFAISSEGHVYGFGLSNYHQLGTPGTESCFVPQNLTSFKNSTKSWVRFSGGQHHTVCMDSEGRAYSLGRAEYGRLGLGEGAEEKSVPTLISRLPAVSSVACGASVGYAVTKDGRVFAWGMGTNYQLGTGQEEDAWSPVEMTGKQLENRMVLSVSSGGQHTVLLVKDKEQS from the exons ATGGAGAGGAAGAAGCCAGCCCTGGTACCCATTCCAGAGGACATCGTGCAGGCTGAGGCTGGGGGCATGCACACTGTGTGTCTCAGCAAAAGTGGCCAG GTCTACTCCTTCGGCTGCAATGATGAGGGTGCTTTGGGAAGGGACACATCAGTGGAGGGCTCAGAGATGGTCCCCGGGAAAGTGGAACTGCAAGAGAAGGTGGTACAGGTGTCAGCAGGAGACAGCCACACAGCGGCCCTCACTGAGGATGGCCGTGTCTTCCTCTGGGGCTCCTTCCGG GACAATAATGGTGTGATCGGGCTCTTGGAGCCCATGAAAAAGAGTATGGTGCCTGTGCAAGTGCAGCTGAGTGTGCCTGTGGTGAAGGTGGCCTCAG GAAATGACCATTTGGTGATGCTGACAGCTGATGGCGAACTCTATACTTTGGGCAGTGGGGAGCAGGGCCAACTGGGACGTGTGCCTGAATTATTTGCCAATCGTGGTGGCCGGCAGGGCCTCG AACGACTCTTGGTCCCCAAATGCGTGATGCTGAAATCCAGAGGGAGCCGGGGGCATGTCCGATTCCAGGATGCCTTCTGTGGCGCCTACTTCACCTTTGCCATCTCCTCTGAGGGCCATGTATATGGCTTTGGCCTCTCCAACTACCATCAGCTTG GAACCCCAGGCACAGAATCTTGCTTTGTACCTCAGAACCTGACCTCCTTCAAGAACTCCACCAAGTCCTGGGTTCGCTTCTCTGGTGGCCAACACCATACAGTCTGCATGGATTCGGAAG gAAGAGCCTACAGCCTGGGCCGGGCTGAATATGGGCGGCTCGGCCTTGGGGAAGGTGCCGAGGAGAAGAGCGTACCCACCCTCATCTCCAGGCTGCCTGCCGTCTCCTCAGTGGCTTGTGGGGCCTCTGTGGGGTATGCTGTGACCAAGGATG GTCGTGTCTTTGCCTGGGGCATGGGAACCAACTACCAGCTGGGCACGGGACAGGAAGAGGATGCCTGGAGCCCTGTGGAGATGACAGGCAAACAGCTCGAGAACCGCATGGTCTTATCTGTGTCCAGCGGGGGCCAACACACAGTCCTACTAGTCAAGGACAAGGAACAGAGCTGA
- the LOC125133344 gene encoding LOW QUALITY PROTEIN: 60S ribosomal protein L39-like (The sequence of the model RefSeq protein was modified relative to this genomic sequence to represent the inferred CDS: deleted 1 base in 1 codon; substituted 1 base at 1 genomic stop codon) — translation MQLNLLLARSSNKTFSKQFLAKKQKQNHPIPQWIQMKTGSKIRXNSKRKHWRRTKLGL, via the exons atgcag TTGAATTTGCTCCTTGCGAGGTCTTCAAACAAGACTTTCAGCAAGCAATTCCTGGccaagaaacaaaagcagaatcATCCCATTCCCCAATGGATTCAAATGAAAACTGGTAGTAAAATCAGGTAAAACTCC AAGAGAAAACACTGGAGAAGAACCAAGCTGGGCCTATAA